One part of the Sesamum indicum cultivar Zhongzhi No. 13 linkage group LG14, S_indicum_v1.0, whole genome shotgun sequence genome encodes these proteins:
- the LOC105176830 gene encoding pentatricopeptide repeat-containing protein At3g16610 yields the protein MQNKQIFQDSLLHVRELLESCISSKSLIQGKIIHQYLLKFYDTNYNTHSLVLDKLTRLYISCKRPQLAHRVFNSIPSRERKKKTILWNQMIRGYAWDGPFEKAVDLYNEMVDSGVTPTKYTYPFVLKACSALQDIETGVKIHGQVRRLNLDNDLYVRTALVDFYVKCGCLVEAREVFDGMPERDIVAWNAMVTGFSLYGMWWSAIGLVLEMQQKGVEPNSTTILSIMPVIGEAGRLREGKTVHGFCLRRCFNDDVVVGTGLVDMYGKCGQLVYAKKIFAAMGLKNEVTWSAMVGACVICNSTREGMELFGRMRMEVGESPSPVMLATIIRGCAKLNDLSMGRQLHCNTIKLGFNFELMVANTVLSMYAKCGSINDAVRFFEEMHVKDSVSYSAIISGSVQNGYAEEALQLFHKMQLVGIVPEMATMMGFLPACSYLAALQHGICGHGYSVMRGFTADVSICNALIDMYSKCGKVDAARQVFDKMYKKDVVSWNAMIVGYGIHGLGKEAILLFHEMQNVGHKPDEVTFIALLSACSHSGLVTQGKHLFLVMSQEFDIVPKMDHYFCMVDLLGRAGLLDEAYKLISMMPYEPDAHLWNALLAACRIHKNIELGEEVSHKIQTLGPASTGNFVLLFNLYTTAQRWDDAANLRIQQKELGFKKKPGCSWIEVHGIVHAFVGGDWSHQQSPEIYMKLEELVAEMKRLGYTAEADFVYHDVEEEEKEKILLYHSEKLAVAYGIISLQADKPILVTKNLRVCGDCHTALKYITIIAKREITVRDTSRFHHFRNGICSCGDFW from the coding sequence ATGCAAAATAAGCAAATATTCCAGGACTCATTGCTCCATGTCCGGGAGCTTCTTGAATCATGCATTAGCTCAAAATCACTCATACAAGGCAAAATAATTCATCAGTATCTTCTCAAATTTTATGATACAAATTACAATACGCATTCATTAGTCTTAGATAAGCTCACCCGCCTCTACATTTCATGCAAAAGGCCTCAACTTGCACACCGAGTCTTTAACTCAATCCCAAGccgagaaaggaaaaagaagactATATTATGGAACCAAATGATTAGAGGTTATGCATGGGATGGACCTTTTGAAAAAGCCGTGGATTTATATAATGAAATGGTGGATTCTGGAGTCACACCCACAAAGTACACCTACCCTTTTGTGCTTAAGGCTTGTTCTGCTTTGCAGGATATAGAAACTGGTGTAAAGATTCATGGGCAAGTGAGAAGACTTAATCTTGACAATGATCTTTATGTGCGTACCGCCTTGGTTGATTTCTATGTCAAGTGTGGATGTTTGGTAGAGGCGAGAGAAGTGTTTGATGGAATGCCGGAAAGAGATATTGTAGCGTGGAATGCGATGGTCACGGGGTTTTCATTATATGGAATGTGGTGGAGTGCGATTGGACTGGTTTTGGAGATGCAACAAAAAGGTGTGGAACCAAATTCAACAACCATTCTGTCTATTATGCCTGTAATTGGGGAGGCAGGTAGGTTGAGGGAAGGAAAGACCGTTCATGGCTTTTGCTTGCGAAGGTGTTTCAATGATGATGTAGTGGTTGGAACTGGGCTTGTGGATATGTATGGCAAATGTGGGCAGTTGGTTTATGCAAAGAAGATATTTGCTGCAATGGGATTAAAAAATGAGGTTACCTGGAGTGCTATGGTTGGAGCTTGTGTTATTTGTAATTCTACTAGAGAAGGCATGGAATTGTTTGGGAGAATGAGGATGGAGGTTGGAGAAAGCCCCTCACCTGTGATGCTTGCGACTATCATTCGTGGTTGTGCTAAGCTGAATGATTTGAGCATGGGGAGGCAACTACACTGTAACACGATTAAGTTGGGCTTTAATTTTGAGCTAATGGTGGCAAATACAGTGCTTTCAATGTATGCAAAATGTGGGTCAATAAATGATGCAGTCAGATTCTTTGAAGAAATGCATGTTAAAGATTCTGTTTCTTATAGCGCTATAATCTCTGGGTCTGTGCAAAATGGTTATGCAGAGGAAGCTCTGCAATTGTTCCACAAAATGCAACTTGTAGGTATTGTACCTGAAATGGCAACCATGATGGGTTTCTTGCCAGCCTGTTCTTATTTAGCTGCATTGCAACACGGGATCTGTGGGCATGGATATTCAGTGATGCGTGGATTCACAGCAGATGTCTCGATTTGTAATGCTCTGATTGATATGTATAGTAAGTGCGGTAAGGTGGACGCTGCTAGGCAGGTCTTTGATAAGATGTATAAGAAGGATGTGGTCTCGTGGAATGCAATGATTGTTGGTTATGGAATTCATGGACTCGGGAAGGAAGCAATTTTGCTGTTCCACGAAATGCAGAATGTAGGTCACAAACCGGATGAAGTAACTTTCATCGCTCTCCTGTCGGCTTGTAGCCATTCAGGGCTTGTTACTCAAGGAAAACATTTGTTTCTTGTCATGAGTCAAGAATTTGATATTGTCCCAAAGATGGATCACTATTTTTGCATGGTGGATCTGTTGGGCCGTGCTGGTCTTTTGGATGAGGCATACAAACTCATTAGCATGATGCCATATGAGCCTGATGCTCATCTATGGAATGCGTTACTGGCTGCTTGTAGGATCCACAAAAACATTGAACTCGGGGAGGAAGtttctcataaaattcaaacctTGGGGCCTGCAAGCACTGGTAACTTCGTtctcttatttaatttgtacacAACTGCTCAAAGATGGGATGATGCTGCAAATTTGAGAATCCAACAGAAGGAATTGGGCTTTAAGAAAAAGCCCGGATGTAGTTGGATAGAAGTACATGGGATTGTTCACGCATTTGTTGGTGGAGATTGGTCTCACCAACAATCGCctgaaatatatatgaagcTGGAGGAACTTGTTGCTGAAATGAAAAGATTAGGCTATACTGCAGAGGCTGATTTTGTTTACCACGATGTTGAGGaggaggaaaaggaaaagattcTTCTCTATCACAGCGAGAAGCTAGCTGTTGCATATGGAATTATTAGCCTTCAAGCCGACAAGCCTATTCTGGTTACAAAGAATTTGAGGGTTTGTGGAGACTGCCATACTGCTCTAAAATACATCACAATTATTGCCAAGAGAGAAATAACTGTTAGAGACACCAGTCGGTTTCATCATTTTAGGAATGGAATATGCAGCTGTGGGGATTTCTGGTGA